The Xanthomonas sontii genome contains a region encoding:
- the xylB gene encoding xylulokinase, whose translation MIALTKRRYDVEERELVAGIDAGTQSLKVVVYDPVGRSVVASSSAPLELHSAADGSREQHPADWVAALQVCFHAIDPALRSRLAALAVSGQQHGFVPVDAAGEVLAPAKLWCDTSTSAECVQIMDALGGAARTIALAGNPILTGYTASKLPWTKTHRPEAYARLATILLPHDYLNFVLTGQRFCEYGDASGTGWLDVRTRTWSTELLRATDPQRDLAACLPRFAAPDALFDIDPAAAHMFGLPATLKVAVGGGDNMMAAIGTGCVVPGRLAMSLGTSGTLFAYSDTPVVDPDGAWAAFCSSTGGWLPLICTMNCTVATEQVAAAFGFSTRDGDAHLHATAPGADGLVMLPFLNGERTPDLPLGKGLLAGLDTHNMTPAHLYRAAMEGATYSLKYGFDAFVRAGMQFERIVLTGGGSNSGAWRQLVADVFGLPVDVPTQPEGAAFGAALQALWAVGLARGDAASIADIAQQHVAVDPQLSARPDPARTQAYAAAYARFLRHLDACLPLFRG comes from the coding sequence ATGATAGCGCTAACGAAAAGGCGGTACGACGTGGAAGAAAGGGAACTGGTAGCCGGAATCGATGCGGGGACGCAGAGCCTGAAGGTCGTGGTCTACGACCCGGTCGGGCGCAGCGTCGTGGCCAGCAGCAGTGCGCCGCTGGAGTTGCATTCCGCCGCCGATGGCAGCCGTGAACAACATCCGGCCGACTGGGTCGCGGCCCTGCAGGTCTGCTTCCACGCCATCGATCCTGCGCTGCGCTCGCGCCTCGCCGCGCTGGCGGTCTCCGGCCAGCAGCATGGCTTCGTGCCGGTCGATGCGGCAGGCGAGGTGCTGGCACCGGCCAAGCTGTGGTGCGACACCAGCACCTCGGCCGAGTGCGTGCAGATCATGGACGCGCTCGGCGGCGCGGCGCGCACCATCGCGCTGGCGGGCAATCCGATCCTCACCGGTTACACAGCCTCCAAGCTGCCGTGGACCAAGACGCACCGGCCCGAGGCCTATGCGCGGCTCGCCACGATCCTGCTGCCGCACGACTACCTCAACTTCGTGCTGACCGGCCAGCGCTTCTGCGAGTACGGCGACGCCTCGGGCACGGGCTGGCTGGACGTGCGCACGCGCACCTGGTCGACCGAGCTGTTGCGCGCCACCGATCCGCAGCGCGATCTGGCGGCTTGCCTGCCGCGTTTCGCCGCGCCCGATGCCTTGTTCGACATCGACCCCGCCGCCGCGCACATGTTCGGTCTGCCGGCGACGCTGAAGGTCGCCGTCGGCGGCGGCGACAACATGATGGCGGCCATCGGCACCGGCTGCGTCGTGCCCGGCCGCCTGGCGATGAGTCTGGGCACCTCCGGCACCCTGTTCGCCTACTCCGACACGCCGGTGGTCGACCCGGACGGTGCGTGGGCCGCGTTCTGCTCCTCCACCGGCGGCTGGTTGCCGCTGATCTGCACGATGAACTGCACCGTGGCGACCGAGCAGGTCGCCGCCGCGTTCGGCTTCAGCACACGCGACGGCGATGCGCATCTGCACGCCACCGCGCCCGGTGCCGACGGCCTGGTGATGCTGCCGTTCCTCAATGGCGAGCGCACGCCGGACCTGCCGTTGGGCAAGGGCCTGCTGGCGGGCCTGGACACGCACAACATGACCCCGGCCCACCTCTATCGCGCGGCGATGGAAGGGGCGACCTACAGCCTGAAGTACGGCTTCGACGCGTTCGTGCGTGCCGGCATGCAGTTCGAGCGCATCGTGCTGACCGGCGGCGGCAGCAACAGCGGCGCGTGGCGGCAGCTGGTGGCCGATGTGTTCGGCCTGCCGGTGGACGTGCCCACGCAGCCGGAAGGCGCGGCGTTCGGTGCGGCCTTGCAGGCGCTGTGGGCCGTGGGCCTGGCACGCGGCGATGCCGCTTCCATTGCCGACATCGCGCAACAGCATGTGGCGGTCGATCCGCAGCTGTCCGCCCGTCCGGATCCGGCGCGCACCCAGGCCTATGCCGCGGCCTATGCACGCTTCCTGCGCCACCTCGACGCCTGCCTGCCGCTGTTCCGCGGCTGA
- the xylA gene encoding xylose isomerase has translation MHTQPFIGAKEYFSGIGRIPFEGRGSDNPLAFKVYDANKVVGGKTMQDHLRFAVCYWHTFCNAGQDPFGPGTRHFPWEVGAPLASAEAKVDAAFEFFTKLGVPYWCFHDIDLAPDADDAGQYEKNLKHMVGLAKARQDATGMKLLWGTANLFSHPRYMNGAATNPDFAVVARAAVQVKAALEATVELGGEHYVFWGGREGYASLVNTQMKRELEHFARFLTMARDYGRSIGLKGNFLIEPKPMEPMKHQYDFDSATVAGFLKQHGLDKDFKLNIEANHATLSGHTFEHDLQVASDHGLLGSIDANRGNAQNGWDTDQFPTDLYDTVGAMLVVLRQGGLEGGLNFDAKVRRESTELEDLFIAHIGGMDAFARGLEVAHALLNDSPWERWRQERYASFDSGAGEQFARGALGLAELAALGAKGGEPRQISGRQERYENLINQYLLR, from the coding sequence ATGCACACTCAGCCCTTCATCGGCGCCAAGGAATATTTCTCCGGTATCGGCCGCATCCCCTTCGAAGGCCGCGGCTCGGACAACCCGCTGGCCTTCAAGGTCTACGACGCCAACAAGGTCGTCGGCGGAAAGACCATGCAGGACCATCTGCGCTTCGCAGTCTGCTACTGGCACACCTTCTGCAACGCCGGGCAGGATCCGTTCGGCCCGGGCACGCGCCATTTCCCGTGGGAGGTCGGTGCGCCGCTGGCCAGCGCCGAGGCGAAAGTGGATGCGGCGTTCGAGTTCTTCACCAAGCTCGGCGTGCCGTACTGGTGCTTCCACGACATCGACCTGGCGCCGGACGCTGACGATGCCGGGCAGTACGAGAAGAACCTCAAGCACATGGTGGGCCTGGCCAAGGCGCGCCAGGACGCGACCGGCATGAAGCTGCTGTGGGGCACGGCGAATCTGTTCTCGCATCCGCGCTACATGAACGGTGCCGCGACCAATCCCGATTTCGCCGTGGTGGCGCGCGCCGCCGTGCAGGTCAAGGCGGCGCTGGAAGCGACGGTGGAACTGGGCGGCGAGCATTACGTGTTCTGGGGCGGCCGCGAAGGCTATGCCTCGCTGGTCAACACGCAGATGAAACGCGAACTCGAGCACTTCGCGCGCTTCCTCACCATGGCGCGCGACTACGGCCGCAGCATTGGCCTGAAGGGCAACTTCCTGATCGAGCCCAAGCCGATGGAGCCGATGAAGCACCAGTACGACTTCGACAGCGCGACGGTGGCGGGCTTCCTGAAGCAGCACGGCCTGGACAAGGACTTCAAGCTCAACATCGAGGCCAACCACGCCACGCTGTCCGGCCACACCTTCGAGCACGACCTGCAGGTCGCCTCCGACCACGGCCTGCTGGGCAGCATCGACGCCAACCGCGGCAATGCGCAGAACGGCTGGGATACCGACCAGTTCCCGACCGACCTGTACGACACCGTGGGCGCCATGCTGGTGGTGCTGCGCCAGGGCGGCCTGGAGGGCGGCCTGAACTTCGACGCCAAGGTGCGCCGCGAGTCTACCGAGCTGGAGGATCTGTTCATCGCCCACATCGGTGGCATGGACGCGTTCGCCCGCGGGCTGGAAGTCGCCCATGCGTTGCTCAACGATTCGCCGTGGGAGCGCTGGCGCCAGGAGCGCTATGCCAGCTTCGACAGCGGCGCCGGCGAGCAGTTCGCGCGCGGTGCGCTCGGCCTCGCCGAGCTGGCCGCACTGGGCGCGAAGGGCGGCGAGCCGCGGCAGATCAGCGGCCGCCAGGAGCGTTACGAGAACCTGATCAACCAGTACCTGCTGCGCTGA
- a CDS encoding cupin-like domain-containing protein, whose product MRTLEGVQPTALPLQDLVAAGEPVVLRGIARDWGLVQAGLRSTQDALSYLRGFDTGVPVPYSFGEPGIEGRPFYNADFTALNFEVRRGTLTQVLEAIAATFEDPRPPTYYVASLPIERALPGFAQANDAGLAGQGVDAPPSIWIGNRVTASCHFDTPDNLACCAVGRRHVTLFPPEQIDNLYPGPLEPTPGGQVVSVVDVDRPDFARYPRFRDALASARHAELEPGDALFIPSMWWHHVRSLAPFNVLVNYWWRSAPAFLPSPLTALQHAMWALRDLPAREKQAWAKLFDYYVFGPGERAGQHLPEAARGELAPFDEARARRTRAQLLARLNR is encoded by the coding sequence ATGCGGACACTGGAGGGCGTGCAGCCCACCGCGCTGCCACTGCAGGACCTGGTGGCGGCCGGGGAGCCGGTGGTGTTGCGCGGCATCGCGCGCGACTGGGGACTTGTCCAGGCCGGCTTGCGCTCCACGCAGGACGCCCTGTCCTACCTGCGCGGCTTCGATACGGGCGTGCCTGTTCCATATTCCTTCGGCGAGCCCGGGATCGAAGGACGCCCGTTCTACAACGCCGACTTCACCGCGTTGAATTTCGAGGTCCGCCGCGGAACGCTCACGCAGGTGCTGGAGGCGATCGCCGCGACCTTCGAGGATCCGCGGCCGCCCACGTACTATGTCGCGTCGCTGCCGATCGAGCGGGCGCTGCCCGGCTTCGCCCAGGCCAACGACGCCGGCCTGGCCGGGCAGGGCGTCGATGCGCCGCCGAGCATCTGGATCGGCAACCGGGTGACGGCGTCCTGTCATTTCGACACGCCGGACAACCTGGCCTGCTGTGCGGTGGGCCGGCGCCACGTCACCCTGTTTCCGCCCGAGCAGATCGACAACCTGTATCCGGGGCCGCTGGAGCCGACGCCGGGCGGCCAGGTGGTCAGCGTGGTCGATGTCGACCGCCCCGACTTCGCGCGCTATCCGCGTTTCCGCGATGCGCTGGCCAGCGCACGGCACGCAGAGCTGGAGCCGGGCGATGCGCTGTTCATCCCCAGCATGTGGTGGCACCACGTACGCAGCCTCGCGCCGTTCAACGTGCTGGTGAACTACTGGTGGCGCAGTGCGCCGGCGTTCCTGCCCTCGCCGCTGACGGCGTTGCAGCACGCGATGTGGGCGTTGCGCGATCTGCCGGCGCGCGAGAAGCAGGCCTGGGCCAAGCTCTTCGACTACTACGTGTTCGGCCCCGGCGAACGCGCAGGCCAGCACCTGCCCGAGGCCGCCCGGGGCGAACTGGCCCCGTTCGACGAGGCACGGGCACGCCGCACGCGCGCGCAGCTGTTGGCGCGGCTCAACCGTTGA
- a CDS encoding SapC family protein, with translation MPRYEMLNNIAHRDLRVATDFGPEFGDAVGMVPAYPSEYAELQREYPIFLRKDPADGAWQSVVLLGFEQHENLFLQERRWTASYLPGAAAKGPFLIGFQEQRIDGVLTQDAVLHVDMEHPRVTALQGEPVFLPQGGNTPYLDHIAGVLRGIHEGHAFGAEMFAALDAHGLIQPVALDVQLDAQHRVGVNGLHAIDRERLAQLDGAALAALNRAGYLEGAYLMLASLHNMRRLIAEKQRRLRLQDAAGAAGRN, from the coding sequence ATGCCGCGTTACGAGATGCTCAACAACATCGCCCATCGCGACCTGCGCGTGGCCACCGACTTCGGTCCGGAGTTCGGCGACGCGGTGGGGATGGTGCCGGCCTACCCCAGCGAGTACGCCGAGCTGCAGCGGGAATATCCGATCTTCCTGCGCAAGGATCCGGCGGACGGCGCCTGGCAGTCGGTGGTGCTGCTGGGGTTCGAGCAGCACGAGAACCTGTTCCTGCAGGAGCGGCGCTGGACGGCCTCCTATCTCCCTGGGGCGGCGGCCAAGGGGCCGTTCCTGATCGGCTTCCAGGAGCAGCGCATCGACGGCGTGCTGACCCAGGACGCGGTGCTGCACGTGGACATGGAGCATCCGCGGGTGACGGCGCTGCAGGGCGAGCCGGTGTTTCTGCCGCAGGGCGGCAACACGCCCTATCTCGACCACATCGCCGGCGTGCTGCGCGGTATCCACGAAGGCCATGCATTCGGCGCGGAGATGTTCGCCGCGCTCGATGCACACGGCTTGATCCAGCCGGTGGCGCTCGACGTGCAGCTCGATGCGCAGCACCGCGTCGGCGTGAACGGCCTGCACGCGATCGACCGTGAGCGCCTGGCCCAACTGGACGGCGCCGCGCTGGCCGCGCTCAACCGCGCCGGCTATCTGGAAGGCGCGTACCTGATGCTGGCCTCGCTGCACAACATGCGCCGCCTGATCGCCGAGAAGCAGCGGCGCCTGCGCCTGCAGGATGCCGCCGGCGCGGCAGGCAGGAACTGA
- a CDS encoding LacI family DNA-binding transcriptional regulator codes for MDKPKKAVRRKTSGVTIDEVAALAGVSPMTVSRAINQGKVRDATRERVMRAVRELGYTPNLAASSLAAAQHTRIALIYTNPSGAYLRELLVGLLRVASNAAIQLVIHYWEDLDPDAERKAARALGGRVDGVILPPPLCESQAAVSELVKAGIPVIAIAAGRLSDAISCVRIDDFHAGKEMAEHLIQHGHRRIGFIRGRQDLSASARRYEGFVTALQEAGLKVEPGLVQQGDYTYRSGLAAAEKLLSQRRPPTAIFASNDDMGAAAISVAHRRGLEVPRDLSVVGFDDTSAATTVWPELTTIHQPIASMADAAIDILLRSIRRKRDDARMSSDHVVPHRLVLRGSVAGPPKGR; via the coding sequence TTGGACAAGCCGAAGAAAGCGGTCCGCCGCAAGACCAGCGGGGTGACGATCGACGAGGTGGCGGCCTTGGCCGGGGTTTCGCCGATGACCGTGTCGCGCGCGATCAACCAGGGCAAGGTGCGCGATGCCACCCGCGAGCGCGTGATGCGCGCGGTGCGCGAACTGGGCTACACGCCCAACCTGGCCGCCAGTTCGCTGGCCGCCGCGCAGCACACCCGCATCGCCCTGATCTACACCAATCCCAGCGGCGCCTACCTGCGCGAGCTGCTGGTCGGCCTGCTGCGCGTCGCCTCCAACGCCGCCATCCAGTTGGTCATCCACTACTGGGAAGACCTGGACCCCGATGCCGAGCGCAAGGCCGCGCGTGCCCTGGGCGGGCGCGTGGATGGCGTGATCCTGCCGCCGCCGTTGTGCGAATCGCAGGCGGCGGTGAGCGAACTGGTGAAGGCCGGCATCCCGGTGATCGCGATCGCCGCCGGGCGCCTCAGCGACGCGATCTCCTGCGTGCGCATCGACGACTTCCATGCCGGCAAGGAGATGGCCGAACACCTGATCCAGCACGGCCACCGGCGCATCGGCTTCATCCGTGGGCGCCAGGACCTCAGCGCCAGTGCGCGGCGCTACGAGGGCTTCGTCACCGCGCTGCAGGAGGCCGGGCTGAAGGTCGAACCCGGCCTGGTCCAGCAGGGCGACTACACCTACCGCTCGGGGTTGGCCGCCGCCGAAAAGCTGCTGTCGCAGCGGCGGCCGCCGACCGCGATCTTCGCCAGCAACGACGACATGGGCGCGGCGGCGATCTCCGTCGCGCACCGGCGCGGCCTGGAAGTGCCGCGCGACCTGTCGGTGGTCGGCTTCGACGACACCTCGGCCGCCACCACCGTGTGGCCGGAACTCACCACCATCCACCAACCGATCGCCTCGATGGCCGATGCCGCCATCGACATCCTGCTGCGCAGCATCCGCCGCAAGCGCGACGACGCACGCATGTCCAGCGACCACGTGGTCCCGCACCGGCTGGTGCTGCGCGGTTCGGTCGCCGGCCCACCCAAGGGGCGCTGA
- a CDS encoding exo 1,3/1,4-beta-D-glucan glucohydrolase, with the protein MTDTDSTRHSGALLAALLLALAVCKGDVQAAAPAAAEASPWPSVRWPLPEDPALEQRLTDLIATMTLEEKVGQLVQGDIGSLTPEDVRTYRLGSILAGGNSDPGGRYDAAPAEWLALADAFYAASMDTSHGGKAIPVLFGIDAVHGQSNIVGATLFPHNIGLGATRNPALLRRIGEITALETRATGMEWTFAPTVAVPQDDRWGRTYEGYSESPDVVASYAGAMVEGLQGKVGTPDFLDGRHVIASVKHFLGDGGTSDGRDQGDTKIGEAELVRIHAAGYPPAIAAGAQTAMASFNSVNGEKMHGHKTYLTDALKGRMHFGGFVVGDWNGHGQVKGCTPTDCPATINAGLDMAMASDSWKGFYTTTLAAAKNGTISQRRLDDAVRRILRVKMRLGLFEAGKPSARAVGGQFALIGAPAHRAVARQAVRESLVLLKNQGGLLPLSPKQRILVAGDGANDVGKQAGGWTLNWQGTGTTRKDFPNADTIYEGFAQQAKAAGGEAVLSVDGTYATKPDVAVVVFGENPYAEFQGDRPTLAYKPGDDTDLALIKRLKADGIPVVAVFLSGRPLWVNRELNAADAFVAAWLPGSEGAGIADVLLRTAQGGVQHDFKGTLSFSWPRTATQYANNVGQKGYDPLFAFGYGLRYADNGNLARLPEVSGLTGNEAAAGVFFVRGAAGPGMALRLEGSTGQGVTVTRVPESLDGALLKVTGVDHLAQEDGRRLAWSGGREAVVALQSHTPLDLQRESNGDLMLVTTLRVDAAPQGEAWLAVGCGSGCAARVAIGPTLTALPVGQWKRVGVPLKCLAAAGADLSKLDRPWALTTAGAMTLSVSRVALGALNEAESTVACPSA; encoded by the coding sequence GTGACCGACACCGATTCCACCCGCCACAGCGGCGCGTTGCTGGCCGCGCTGCTGCTGGCGCTCGCCGTGTGCAAGGGCGACGTCCAGGCCGCGGCGCCCGCCGCGGCAGAGGCCAGCCCCTGGCCCAGCGTGCGCTGGCCGCTGCCCGAGGATCCCGCGCTGGAACAGCGCCTCACCGACCTGATCGCCACCATGACGTTGGAGGAAAAGGTCGGCCAACTGGTGCAGGGCGATATCGGCAGCCTCACCCCGGAGGATGTGCGCACCTATCGGTTGGGGTCGATCCTGGCCGGCGGCAATTCCGATCCCGGCGGCCGCTACGATGCCGCGCCGGCCGAGTGGCTGGCGCTGGCCGATGCGTTCTATGCGGCGTCGATGGACACGTCGCACGGCGGCAAGGCGATTCCGGTGCTGTTCGGCATCGATGCGGTGCACGGGCAGAGCAACATCGTCGGCGCCACCCTGTTTCCGCACAACATCGGCCTGGGCGCGACCCGCAACCCGGCGTTGCTGCGCCGGATCGGCGAAATCACCGCGCTGGAGACCCGTGCCACCGGCATGGAGTGGACCTTCGCGCCGACCGTGGCGGTGCCGCAGGACGACCGCTGGGGGCGTACCTACGAGGGCTATTCCGAGTCGCCGGACGTGGTGGCCAGCTACGCCGGTGCGATGGTCGAGGGGCTGCAGGGCAAGGTGGGTACGCCGGACTTCCTAGATGGGCGCCATGTGATCGCCTCGGTCAAGCACTTCCTGGGCGATGGCGGCACCAGTGACGGCCGCGACCAGGGCGACACCAAAATCGGCGAAGCCGAACTGGTCCGTATCCATGCTGCGGGCTATCCCCCGGCCATCGCCGCCGGCGCGCAGACCGCGATGGCCTCGTTCAACAGCGTCAACGGCGAAAAGATGCACGGCCACAAGACCTACCTGACCGATGCGCTGAAGGGGCGCATGCACTTCGGCGGTTTCGTGGTCGGCGACTGGAACGGCCACGGACAGGTCAAGGGCTGCACGCCGACCGATTGCCCGGCCACCATCAACGCCGGCCTGGACATGGCCATGGCCTCGGACAGTTGGAAGGGCTTCTACACCACCACGCTGGCGGCGGCGAAGAACGGCACCATCTCGCAACGGCGCCTGGACGATGCGGTGCGCCGGATCCTGCGGGTCAAGATGCGGCTGGGCCTGTTCGAGGCGGGCAAGCCGTCGGCGCGCGCGGTCGGTGGGCAGTTCGCGCTGATCGGCGCGCCGGCGCATCGCGCGGTGGCGCGGCAGGCGGTGCGCGAGTCGCTGGTGCTGCTGAAGAACCAGGGCGGTCTGCTGCCGCTGTCGCCGAAGCAGCGCATCCTGGTGGCCGGCGACGGTGCCAACGACGTCGGCAAGCAGGCCGGCGGCTGGACGCTGAACTGGCAGGGCACCGGCACCACCCGCAAGGATTTCCCGAATGCGGACACCATCTACGAGGGCTTCGCGCAGCAGGCCAAGGCCGCGGGCGGCGAGGCCGTGCTTTCGGTCGACGGCACGTACGCCACCAAGCCGGACGTCGCGGTGGTGGTGTTCGGCGAGAATCCCTACGCGGAGTTCCAGGGCGATCGGCCGACCCTGGCCTACAAGCCGGGCGACGACACCGACCTGGCGCTGATCAAGCGGCTCAAGGCCGACGGCATTCCGGTGGTCGCGGTGTTCCTCAGCGGGCGCCCGCTGTGGGTCAACCGCGAACTCAACGCGGCCGATGCCTTCGTGGCGGCGTGGCTGCCCGGCTCGGAAGGCGCGGGTATCGCCGACGTGTTGCTGCGCACTGCGCAGGGCGGCGTGCAGCACGACTTCAAGGGCACGCTGAGCTTCAGTTGGCCGCGCACGGCCACGCAATACGCCAACAACGTGGGGCAGAAGGGCTACGACCCGCTGTTCGCCTTCGGCTACGGCCTGCGCTATGCCGACAACGGCAACCTGGCCAGGTTGCCGGAAGTCTCCGGCCTCACCGGCAACGAAGCTGCGGCCGGCGTGTTCTTCGTCCGCGGCGCGGCCGGCCCGGGCATGGCGCTGCGCCTGGAAGGCAGCACCGGGCAGGGCGTCACCGTCACCCGCGTGCCGGAATCGCTCGACGGCGCGCTGCTGAAGGTTACTGGCGTGGACCACCTGGCGCAGGAGGATGGCCGCCGCCTCGCCTGGTCGGGTGGACGCGAGGCGGTGGTCGCGCTGCAGTCGCATACGCCGCTGGACCTGCAGCGCGAGAGCAATGGCGACTTGATGCTGGTGACCACGCTGCGCGTGGACGCCGCCCCGCAGGGCGAGGCGTGGCTGGCGGTCGGCTGCGGCAGCGGCTGCGCCGCGCGGGTGGCGATCGGGCCGACGCTGACAGCCCTGCCGGTCGGCCAGTGGAAGCGCGTGGGCGTGCCGCTCAAGTGCCTGGCGGCGGCCGGCGCGGATCTGAGCAAGCTGGATCGTCCGTGGGCATTGACCACGGCGGGCGCGATGACGCTGTCGGTGTCGCGGGTCGCGCTCGGCGCATTGAACGAAGCGGAGAGCACTGTCGCATGCCCGAGCGCGTGA
- a CDS encoding tryptophan halogenase family protein has translation MNLANTTDGRIRKVVIAGGGTAGWLAGCALAHQFRDRLDITLVESEQIGTVGVGESTVPPIRAFHRFLQIDEQEFLRAVAGTFKLSISFEHWRRPGDRFIHPFGTIGQGTWATPFHHFWLDSLRRGMPSDLGDFCLESVASRADRFSLETQPQVNYAYHFDAALYAKFLRKKAEGYGLCRVEGQIREVRQHAHDGSVAALLLEDGQLIEGDLFIDCTGFRGLLTEQTLHTGYEDWREWLPSDRAVAVQTEAVAPPVPYTRAIAHEAGWRWHIALQHRVGCGLVFSSRHMSDDEAHAKLLRDVDGPPLRDPWLVPFRSGRRLQAWNRNVVALGLASGFIEPLESTSIHLTISAVVRLIQLFPHEGISPALVELYNTVSRQEMEHVRDFIILHYHATQRDEPMWKACREMALPESLAIRLRAWRERAHAWQGPGELFRVDSWTSVLLGQGIQPGPPHPLAAAIGDADLRTLLTRIRQPLQQASAAMPSQAEFIERYCKASPEVWQRSSSLA, from the coding sequence GTGAACCTAGCCAACACCACGGACGGACGCATCCGCAAGGTCGTCATCGCCGGCGGCGGCACCGCGGGCTGGCTGGCCGGCTGCGCGCTGGCCCACCAGTTCCGCGATCGCCTGGACATCACCCTGGTGGAGTCCGAGCAGATCGGCACCGTGGGCGTCGGCGAGTCGACCGTGCCGCCGATCCGCGCCTTCCACCGCTTTTTGCAGATCGACGAACAGGAATTCCTGCGCGCCGTCGCCGGCACGTTCAAGCTGTCGATCTCGTTCGAACATTGGCGCCGCCCCGGCGATCGCTTCATCCATCCGTTCGGCACGATCGGGCAGGGCACCTGGGCCACGCCGTTCCATCATTTCTGGCTGGACAGCCTGCGCCGCGGCATGCCGTCGGACCTGGGCGATTTCTGCCTGGAGAGCGTGGCCTCGCGTGCGGACCGGTTCTCGCTGGAGACGCAACCGCAGGTCAACTACGCCTATCACTTCGATGCCGCGCTCTACGCGAAGTTCCTGCGCAAGAAGGCCGAAGGGTACGGCCTGTGCCGGGTCGAGGGACAGATCCGCGAGGTCCGGCAACATGCGCACGACGGCTCGGTCGCGGCGCTGCTGCTGGAAGACGGGCAGCTCATCGAGGGCGATCTGTTCATCGACTGCACCGGATTCCGCGGCCTGCTGACCGAGCAGACCCTGCACACCGGCTACGAAGACTGGCGCGAATGGTTGCCCAGCGATCGCGCCGTGGCGGTGCAGACCGAGGCGGTCGCGCCGCCGGTGCCGTATACCCGTGCCATCGCGCACGAGGCTGGGTGGCGTTGGCATATCGCCCTGCAGCACCGGGTCGGGTGCGGGTTGGTGTTCTCCAGCCGGCACATGTCCGACGACGAGGCGCACGCCAAGCTGCTGCGCGACGTCGACGGCCCGCCGCTGCGCGACCCGTGGCTGGTGCCGTTTCGCAGCGGGCGCAGGCTGCAGGCCTGGAACAGGAACGTGGTGGCGCTGGGCCTGGCCAGCGGCTTCATCGAGCCGCTGGAATCGACCAGCATCCACCTGACCATCAGTGCGGTGGTGCGCCTGATCCAGCTGTTTCCCCACGAGGGCATCAGCCCGGCGCTGGTGGAGCTGTACAACACGGTCAGCCGCCAGGAGATGGAGCACGTGCGCGATTTCATCATCCTGCACTACCACGCCACCCAGCGCGACGAGCCGATGTGGAAAGCCTGCCGCGAAATGGCGCTGCCGGAGTCGCTGGCGATTCGGCTGCGCGCCTGGCGCGAACGGGCGCACGCCTGGCAGGGCCCGGGCGAGTTGTTCCGCGTGGACTCCTGGACCAGCGTGTTGCTGGGGCAGGGCATCCAGCCGGGACCGCCGCATCCGCTGGCCGCCGCCATCGGCGACGCGGATCTGCGCACGCTGCTGACGCGGATCCGGCAGCCGCTGCAGCAGGCCAGCGCGGCGATGCCGTCGCAGGCGGAGTTCATCGAACGCTATTGCAAGGCGTCGCCCGAGGTCTGGCAACGGAGCAGTTCCCTGGCGTAA